TCATTCAGACCAACAGATTCCAACTTTGTCCAGAGTGACAGTGGTATGGCAGAGTTAGGTTTCAAACACTGTGCCATTTCATTTGCTGAGTGGGCTTCAGGCATAACTTCTTGAAGTTGATGATCCAGCCATGCCATGGCAAAGTCTGTATCGCCTTAGACAGAATGGAGAGGTCAGGTGGAAAGAGTGGGCTTTGATGAGCAGATCGTCCAAGTAGGGGGTGATCGGTACTCCCTGGGCACAGATGAGAGCCATCACTAGGGCCAGGACCTTTGTAAAGACTCAGGGAGCAGTTATGACGCTGAAAGGTAAGGCGACAAACTGGAGATGATCTCCCTGGGTGATGGGTCATGTAGTGATCAGCGACAAAAAAAGAACAGCCAACAGCACAGAAAGTAAAGGCATGCTATGCAACTGAAAATTAGCGTGTTGTGAGAAATGATTCCAAAGAGAAAAGTACTTACATCTGGTCACATGACCTGCCGTTAGAGAGAGACTCGAGATCTGCTTTGGGTTCACTGACAAAGATGTCCCCTTTACATGTAACGGACCAGATAGCTTGACTGGAGGGGGCGCCCTGTAACTTTCTGCTCTCATAGCAGGACATACTTAGTAGAACAAGCTGCAATTAAAATCAGTTTGATCAGAGAGAAGTGTAAGGTGCCAAGTGTCATAAGGCTGACCTAACTATAAATAAGAATGATATATAACTACTACATTCATTCTCCTCCTGTCATTTCCTTACCCAGTCATGCATTTCCTGCTCCGTGGCAGCTGCCAGCCGAATTGGCCATCTTTGTTTGGTCTTTTCTGGAGTGTAGATGGCAAAGGAGTGTTTAGCTTCATTTGCAACAGGCACTAAAATGGTCACTTCATTcagaaatatatgtatgtactggAATGAGAACCAGAGTTTTGTTCAACATGACATAAATACTGTAATAATGATGGCAGAATTGCATTCATAAAGCCCCtgggattttagcagctatgCTCTCTCTACACTGGAAGGGGTAAGTGCACCCTGAGGCATCTCACaattagggttaccacctttcctCAATCTTTATACCGGTCAGATCCGGGGCAGGGCACGTGACTTTAGGGGCAGAGCTGTAATGTAAATGGGGGAGGGCGTGATTTTGGTGGGCTGCATATAAGGGGAATTAGTGAGTGGGGCAGgctagaaagggagctgggaCAGGGGAATGGAGGTGGATCGGAGGTGGGATGGGGGCAGGCCAGGGTGGAGGACAAGTTATTACAAAATTAACGGCAACTACTGCCAGTAAATGTATAATACCAGACCTgaccctggctggtattttattggctaggccagtgaaataccagccaggtggcaaccctactaacaAACCATAGGGATCTAGTGATAAGTTTGTTATCCTCTATGGCCCTGCTCACTTTCACTATCTGTACTTTTCTATTTGATTTAGCTGGTCCAGTTATGGAATGATATTAACCTGCTATTCTTATACTGATTACTATGCAAAATAAGTGACAATATGCAATTATAAACAATACAATTAGTAATACATTTATTAGACGTAAAGAGGTAAATAAGTTATCTTTACCAGCATGAACAGTCCAGACACAAAAGGCACAAGGTAGCACTAATATATTTGTCTACTGATATAATTTCCTAGATTTGAGAGATTTTACAGAACACTGCCGCCTAGTGATGAGAATAAAAATTGAAGAACAGTGTGAACAAACTTTTGCCTTGTGCATAATAAGGAACATGGGCTATAATATAACTTCAGTCAGTGAGCAGGGCTGGGTTACATCAAGAATCTATGGGGGTGAGGCTTAACCTTGCActgggagaaagagagagagtaAATCAGTCATGGATTTTGTAAAATTATAGATGAGGCCAAAGGATGCATTCTATCCCTGTTCCACTGTATGCTATGTAAAGACGATTCTTCTAATTAGTTGGGATTTGCTATTTAAAATACACTAGGTGGCAGCAttttgttatctttttttttctgcttgaacTAAAGCAGAGTAAAGCAAAACCTCAAATCATATACTCCATTCCATTGGTTTTTGGCTACATTTTGTAAGTTTTTAAAGGTGAAGTTTAGTtcacaaacaaaaatataaaagtgcATAATACTtgacaataaaataaaactacTTAATAATCTTCATTACCTGACCTGGCTGATAAAAGGGAAGATGGCAGCCGTATACAGTAGCAGGTAAAGCTGGTTTGATGCTGACATCAGTCTAATAGTGCATTCCCATCAGCATATCTAGTGGGGCTCTCAGACCCTGCCCTTCCATAGAGACAGCAGCTCTGGGGCTTAAAAAATGTGCTGTAGGGAAGACGCACTGGCTTAGGAAACGCAGAATAAAGTCCAGTTTACTTTGTGCTCACCTTCTTCTCCTCACCATGAGTGTAGTATACAAAGAGAATGCTGTCTCGGGAGCCATCAGTGCCTGTGAGCTGTTCAAGAGCCACACGGACATCAATCCACTTGTTTGGTTTCCAGTCCCGGTACCACTGCAGAGCTCCAGTCTTAACCCATACGGActgaaagtaaaattaaaaaataaaaagtactgcAGCAGCTACTGTACTGGCAAGGTGTCAGCTACAAAGAGATTTCTTTGCCTATTGCAAAGAAAGGTTTGCGTTTTTTTGATGAACTGTGCACAATTCAGGGTGCAATTTACAGGCCCCACTGGGACATGAGAGGTCTGGAATTAACATGTGCCTTTGTTAGGTATTACTGCCAGGGTTCCCTTACAGAAGCCAGACACAAGATAGTAGAGAGGCGGCGAGTGTACCTGTTCTACAGCTTGCTCATAGTGCCGGAAACTGTCAAGTTCTCGTTTGGAGCGCTCGCTGAGCTGGTCAAATATCTGCTTCCGCCAGGCTGCAGTGTGGGCCGGAGTGATGGACAAAGAGAGTGACTGCATGGAGGCAGATAAACCTGCAGCATTAACAGAGACAAGAAACAGGTAGATGGTTAGAAGGAGAATCACAAAATGAAAATTataaaggggacctttcacccacacataaaaagatgtaaaataaaagtctttgcaaattaaacatgaaaaccaatttcttttttttttattaaaccaaatcaGTTATATAATACCTGCCCCGTCTCTATACCTGAGGTTTAGAGACAGAGCAGGTAATATATAACTGACAGCTAAgattttttcattacaattactttcactttccaatcAGCACTTCCTACATGTCACCTAGATAGTGTATACTCAAGATTCAGGGGTTATCCAAAATGTGCTTTAATAACAtagtccacaaaatggtgcctgcctgcttgctgtaattgtgaatccccagactgaaggaaacaaggcGATATACAAGTAACATAGTGTAAGTTAAGttcattttgctcaactaacatgatagaagaAGATTTGGAATTTtttgttagggtgacaggtcccctttaacttgcTAAACTAGCTCTCTCTTGTTTGTAGTTGGtgaatatttataataaatatcctGGGCGGTAACTGATAGCAAGCAGTTTCACTTTCATTCCTGCAgaagaataatgaaagtaaaaagCTCATTGCTgacttgttgctatgggttactacatgGGGCAGATCTACCCAGTATTACAAGTGCAGCCCAGCATGTTTTGAGAATAAACCCCTTTGGTGTAATAGCACACTGGGTGCTTTCGGGCATGTCTTGAGTACCATTTTTtaagcagccaaaaaaacaaaatatcccCCAAAGTGCCCAGTTACACTGAGACTAATTGTCTAGATCTGTTGGGCAGTGTAAATATTAATAAGTATATAATCATTTATATGAAAACCTTGGGAGTGTAAATTGCACTTAACCAGTATAACTTTAATGAACTAGCACATGTAGAACAAAGTAAAGGGTAGACCGCTGTCTATCTAAATGGGAAGTCTACATTTATTTATGGATGGTAAATTATTGTTAAAAAAGATTCCACCACCTCTTTCTATCTTTCCTTCTACTCTTTCCtacccttatttatttttttttgttgtttataaaaatcaataaagaaaatctttcaaaaaaagtttaaaaggaTTAATAGCTATAGGCATGTGCTTCTGTGGTTTATCTTTTGAAAAATAGTTGGCAGTCATGTAGATGTCTATAAAGAATGTCTTGACACAGGAGACCAATAGTTCACCCACCCAATCATATGTATAAAAGGAAATACAGAGAAAAGTGATATTCTCTTCCAAAGAACTTTAATcagattatatataatattacctgTCTGTAGCGTAAACCACTTCAGAGGCGTATGGGACTCAACAAGGCAGCCACCCCCAGATACCCAAGTCCACAAAGGATGTGTTTCACACACAAAGGACTCCTCTTCTCCTGCAGTGAATATTCCAAGCGTAGACAATCCAGTCATATCACCTGAAGCTCTGGCTGGATTAATACGTGCTTCCAACAAGTCAATGCTTGTCCATTTAGGGGCTCCAGCCTTTGGCACAGGGCCCGCTGAGTGGGCAGAGTCTTCACCACTGTCTTTAGAGAGACTAGATCCTGCTTTTTGTTGGCCATCAAGCTCTAAAACTGCACTTAGTTCCTCATCCTTGGGCTCATCCTGCTGACTGGGGCCCACATCAGCTGGTTCGGATGAATCAGAAGAGTTTTCCTGCACAGCAGACTGTTCGGGTTCTGAAGAGCTCTCTATGTCAGAAGGGATTGGCGAATCGGAATGCTCCTTGATTTCATCTCCGAAAAAACAGCCGGCACTAAATAAACCAGACACAGACCGTAGTATATTAGCACACAGTGAAGACAATTTGACATTTGCGCAGACCACGAGTCAAGTTCAGGCAACTGTTTGCCCACAAGGTTCTAATAAGCTCCCATATGCATCTATCCTTAGTGTCTATACCTCAGATTTagcgaacattttttttaaaatgtaccaTCTTTCTTGGATTAGGTATTAAGCCCCTTTTTGTAAAGGCAAAGCTAAACCAATCTTGAataagtattttgtttttttccacaatggaTTAATGCTTACTGCtttttgtttgctatgggttaggGGTAGTGgcttaaacctttttttattctaGTAAATGTATCATTATTCAGTGGAAAATATTGTGGACTGATTGCATGATATTATAGGGGGTCATCAAGATTAAACTGCTGTTAAGATATTGAATGCAGTTTATTACCTGAGAAGGCTatttggactttctgagtttGACCTTTCATTTCCCCTGGGAACCACTATGGATTTCCAAGCTTTCCCACTTAGTTCACTTGGAGTGACGCCCTGTCGAAAATAAACCGCACGATCCTCATATCCAACTCCAAACACCTGTAACCAAGGTAAAACACAGGTTATGCATTACATGAGAGGGGCACAATTTTGCATAATCACCTTGTCATGGTCCTTATACTCATGTTTTTGGGTACCTATGGTACAATAAAGGGCAGGCAAAGTTGTGAGCATACCTCTGGTCTAGTATCAATGAACTAGCATTAGCCACTTGTGCTGAAAACTGCTAATTCCAGTATGTTACTGGTATGTGCCAAATTACAGTACAACATAGATGGAACCAGTCGTTATATTCCTTGTTCAAGACATTCTACTTATCTGCCTATTAAAAGGCAGGTCCAGTTGCCAATAAAACTGTGCTATTTTCTACAGCAGTGTTCTTCAGAATTGTTCAAGCCCAATagtggtccaacatttggtcaaaAACCCTCCTTACTTCCACACAAGGATATAGATCTATGATAACTTCATTGTATCAGTTATTGCGCTCCAACATGAAGGGCAGCTAATAAGTGTTAATCCCTAATCTTACTCAAACTAGAATTGGGTTGGGTTTCAAGGAATATCTAAAAGAGAAAATGCCATCTTAACTGGCTTTCAGGTTTAGCTGAGTTTGCTTTATTGTCACAAGAGAGCTGTAATATTACTGAGAGTGTAAAACTGGCCTGCAGAATGTaacacagaaataaatacataataaaatgatACATGACATTACCTACCTGGTCATTTAGTCCAACATCCACCATTGCCATTTCTCCCACCATCTCTATCCAGCCAGTGCCACATGGGTTATGGGAGTTTACTCCACGCCTAAACCATACCTGGAGGGTTATAAAAGAAGTGCCAACATCATTAGTTCCTTTACTCTTATATCCATTAGATGAGCCACATCATACTTGGTTTTCTTTCTCATCGTTCATTCCATATCTGCCTGCCTTCTGCTCTGCAACTCCTTTTTGCTCTGTTATAATCCTGCTGTGTGCCTTCATCTATCTATTCCTCTTGTATGATGGAATATCAGGTCTGATATCAGGTCTGGAATTTCAGGGTACCTACATTTACAATATGTGCTGCTGAGCTTGCATACTATTTGTTTTATAAACAAAATGATAATATAAGTATATCTGTATGTAGAAATGTTTGGGCACCAAATGGAAACCAAAAGAGATGACGCTAGAGGACGTAAGTGACAAAGAAAGAGGTGAGGTGAAGATATACAGATCAAAACATTAAAAGGGTACAGGAATGGCATGTGGGACCCAGAAAGGGATACAAAGCTGGCACAGAAAGGGAAGACATAGAATGGGACACAGGAAGGTAAAAAAGGACAGAATAGGATGGgacagaagaaaagaaagaaagacaggCATAGGATGGGACAGAGGAAGCTAAAGAAGGACAGACATAGGATGGGGCACAGGAAGGTAAAGAAGGAAGAACATAGGATGGGACAAAGTAAGTTAAATAATTACAGATATAGGAGGAAGGATAATGAGGCAAGAAATGGGATAAAGGAATTAGATAGAACCTGTGAGTATGTGCTTTTACCTTCCGATCCTTGGTCACTGCCCACACCACATTCACTCCAACAGACACATGCATTATGCCATTCTCAGGAGTTGGTGCTTCAACGATGGTCCACGAACTTCCTGTAATACGGATATGATATATTTAAGTAGTGCAACGTGGCACAACATATTCATGCCCATAAGCAAGTGCTGGCTCTAAGCAGACTCTGTTTCAGAGCTCTCAAAATTTTACCAACAAAGCATTGGGAACAAGGAtagttaaataaatatacaacTCCTGTGTTACaactacatttaaataaaatattgtgtaCTTCACCAAAGCCATCTCTGTTGCCTATGGTATCCAGCTGCACTGTGTCTGAAATGCATCATTAATGAGCTTATAGTAAATGGACCTGAAAGCTGTAGTAGTAGGATCAAACTTTAATCTCTTATAATAAGTCTCATTTGGAAGTAACATCTTGGTTACATATAAGACGAGTGGCCACCTTGCTGGTTTAATGACTACTTTattccagttttgaatttctTTTCATACTAATGTTATCCTTCAGTTATAATGGTGGGTCCAAAATCAGGTAATTTGTCACGCATGAATAACAAACTAAATATCTGTATGGCAGGGCAAATGTTTTTATAGGGTATGCATTTACACTTCAATTTGATTGACTTTCCAATCTCAGTCTGTCCACTGGCAAAGTATTCTTCCAAAGTAAGTTGAtaacaaaagagaaaataaagtttCCTTTCCTTTGCCGGCctgtgggatctgtgagtgcctacTGTACATCTGTAACACCTTCATTATTAAACTCAGAATCAGGAATCTCAGATTCAGTTACCATCTGGTTCTTAAAGTCACATATCAATTGCATAAAGCAATCTGTCATAATGGTCTCTCATCATTATATCTGTATGCAGGGGATACCTGCAGGGAGTATTTGTCTCAGGTAAGAAGACTACCATGAGTGCTAAGCCTTCTTCCAGTTCCCCACTATTCTAGTTTATTTTAATACTCTATGGAGAAATTTTAGACTGTTATCCTTGTTGTTCATATCCCCTTGTATTAAAAACAGATAGAAAGAAAACATCAAAGCCTTATGGGTAATATATTCTATGGTGTGGTTGCACTGCACAACAAATGCACTGAGGCTTTCAAGATCTTACCCTTTGGGTTATTCCTGTTGATACCTTCTCTCACCATGGCTTGGCCTTCCCAAAGGGAAGCCCACAGAAGGTCATTAGGGCCACAGCTGATCTGTATGACCTCACTGGGAGTCTCTAATTCAGTCCAGGATGAACCCTCTGGGATGTTTTGGCAGACATCCTCTCGGTACCAAACCTGCCAGAAAAATGAGAGTATCAAGTAACCCAGCACAACAACAACCTACTCTAGTATAGCATATAATAAGGAAATGGTCTGGTTTAATCACAGCAATGTACCTGCTCATAAGATTCTGCATTATTCATTCACCTATTGCTTGGCACATCATGGGCACATAATGGCAGATAATGGCACATCATGGGCATTCAAAATAGCTTAAGTAAAGTCCAGAAAGttcttttttaaagggatactgtcgtgatttttatggtgtactttttatttctagattacactgtttacatagcaaataattccctctaccatttaaaatgttattcttgaaccaacaaatgtattttttttagctgtaatattggtgagtaggcgccatctcagtgcattgtgcctgagtctgagctttcagaaggagccagcgctacacattagaactgctttcagatatcctattgtttctcctactcccatgtaactggaggagtcccaagccaggcttggatttcttactattgagtgctattctgatacctactgggagctgctatcttgctcccttcccattgttctgctggttggctgctgggagggggtgatatcactccaatttgcagctcagcagtaaagtgtgactgaagtttatcagagcacaggtcacatggctgtggcaccctgggaaatgaagaatatggctagcactatattaaatttcaaaattaaatataaaataattctgcttgtgcttttgaaaaacagatttcaatgtcggattctgctggagaagctctattaactgatgcgttttaaaaaaaacaaacaaaaaacaaaacatgttttcccatgacagtatttctttaaggggGAAGTTCAATTTTAAGGGGAAAGGTGGTTTGTCTGGCCTTCCAGTTAAGGCAGTTCAGCAAACCACAAACATCCCAGCAACCACTGAAGAAGGTTCCTCAGAATTCAATCACAAAAATGAGCTGCATTAGATATTGTGATACAAAAGGGTTAATTTAAGTATAAAACTTCACATACCACCTGGCAATTACAAAGCAATAACCACGTCAACTTTTTAGTGCATCAATGTGGCCTCAAAAAGTGGTATTTGCAGTGTGGCTTGTAACACCAGAAACAGTCCTGTGATTTATGGAGGTGCAAAATACAAATAAGGTCTGGAAGTAAATCCTCCTAAGGGCAGGTGCTAATCCCAGGGTTCCTTTGGGTCTGGGCAGCCTGCACCCCCTTCAAAATATGTATTGACATCCAAATACAGAATTTGGATGTTTCCAATTTTGTTTCCATTTGCACTTTGTGTGCACCTGTGTTTGTAACTAAACCCTATAATGTGATGTAACAATTCAAGTACCATGGCATTATtaccagggatgcaccgaatccagaattcagtttggGATACAGCTGAACccaagcctttttcagcaggatttggctaaatccaagAGCCTGGCTAAACCGAATCCAAACGCTACAAAGCGTTACAGATTAGCAGCGCATCAATTCTTTGGCTCAGAGCACCTATTTATGGCCCCAGgaaaggattcagccgaatcctgtgTAAAGGAatggggatttggccaaatcccaaaaagtATGATCAGGTCCATCCCTTCTGAACAGTGACAAGCTCTGGGGGCTTCTAGCCAGTCAAGATAATTGTAATAAAACCAAGCACTACAGCCCAGAGATAGCATGGGTGCTTATTCTGTCTTGATATACTTTCCCTGAACTATTTCTGAGGTACATAAATCCATGTATTACAGAATCTGAAAAGCCAggcttatatatagatatattgtatGGAGTGTGCACCTACCTTTCCTTGTAAAGATGCTGCCCACACCGACAGACATCCCACAGGCTCATCTGTAATTTCCCAACCTCCAACTGTAATGTCATTGAAAGGATCCGGCAACTTCTTGTTATCCTCATGTGATGGAATCTAGCGCACAAAAAAACTTACAATCTCAGACCCTGCCCTAGGCATTAGACCTCAGCCCACCCCTAAGCCGTTAACTGGCGTAAGTGCAGAAGGACCTACTCCATTGTGGACGCTAAGGTATTCTCTGCTCCACTGCTGGACTTATCTGGCAAGTATCCAgcaacacggggggggggggggggggttcctggcACATTTATATTTACCATATAAGCACCCGAGGGctgcccccctaaagctgctgccctaggcacggTTCCATGAGTGCACAGAAGTCCCAGTGTAGGTGGGGTAAAAGACACAGAAACAGTTTCTTTTTCTCCCCTAATGCTGCATTGTACTGTTTTCAAAATACCCCACTTGCTTGAATTTAATAATAGACATTGAAGATTGTCATGCCAACTGAACATAATACTGCTTATTGTGGTATCACACATGCTCTGGCAATCCTTACTCACAGTCCAGTTTTAACCTCAGAAAAAAttagaattcattttaaaaatgtttgtgtctaCATATTGAAATATCCTTGTTTCCTGGTGTACATAGGGGAGAAAATTACAAACAGCGCCTGTTTCATGTACCTTGAGGCTCACTGTCATTGCAGCACTGCTGGGGTTTAAGTGAGACTTGGGTACCCCTGAAATTACAGAATTAAACTGCCCTGTGGGGATTAATATATGGGCAGGCATTTATTGTGTATAGCTTATGCATTAATGCAGTTTGGTTCTGTGTTAAAGAAGGTGTCCTAAATGACATATAATAATCACaactaatatatacagtaaatagactGGAATTCTTCAGATAGGATTTTATTTGCATTTGGGGCATGGGGGATCTTTGTTGTACTTGGTATAACCTACAAATGGGAAAATAGGCTGCTCTATAATTGCAGTTGTAAGGCCAAAAAACAGATTACTGGGAATCACAGTCCACCTCCCTGCAACCCAAGAACATAGGTTCTCACCTTGGCCCAAGTGTTTCTGGACTTGTATTTTCTGTATCGGATCCATCTCCGCCGGCGAACGCAGGAGTTCCACTTTTTATCCTTGGTGTACGTTGCAGGGAAATCTATAGCATAGGTCCAGCCCTGGAAACACAGAAAAAGGTTTGCTTCTTTGATGTGAAAACTGCAAAGATTATCAGTAACTTGATATATTGCTCATTTATTGCTATATTACATGCCATAGTATTCAGACTATGGTCCCAGCAGCCTCATATTGTAATGCCCCTAACCACAGTGCATTAGTGCAGAGGTCTTAAGTGGTGCACTCACAAGCATATGTGCCCCTATATTTCAAGAGATACACTATAATATCCTTTCTGCTATCTCAATTGAGATTTTAATAATGTCTGTATTTCAAAATATGTGCAACACAGCAATTTATTATTGACTATGCTAGTTCATCTTCTACCAATGTCTATGGGGAAAGCATAAACCAGAGATAAGCAGCAAAATGTTGGCTCTCACTAATATGTATAATGTGTTgccatttagattagaagaattCCCCATTCATTGTGTTCAAGTCCATCACATAAAAACTAAGAAAGAGGATGTTCAACCAAAGAGaagcaaaaatgtgcaaaactgcatATGTCCAGTCAAATAGTAATTCAGCTGTTACTAATTCAAGTGGAAAGTAGCTCTTAGCTACCAGCAAATTGTAAAATTAAAATAGACAAGATATAAGAAGCCTGTATTGAGGTTAATAGAAAACGATAACAATTAGCTTACCATCGGTCAGGCAATTAAAAAGTATTAATATGTAtatcattattaatatttatatcatatttttAATTCACGTATATTGCAAAGgcgcttgaaattatgttttcttttcaaaaagcttatgttgtgtttgggtggacttcccctttaaaaagggaGGCTTCTATAAAATACTGCTATTTTGAAAGGGGTCTTTACCCTGGGGGTGCAAATGCAGGAGTGCTAAGGGATGCAAGAgtgcagaatgcaaaaaaaaggCTTGATGCATCCTATGCTTGCACTTGTACATGAGGCTTGGAGACTTGCAGGAGCAAGGGAATGTCCCGGTGAGCATTGTGCCTACCAGCTCTATGCCAGTCATCTTGCTTTTGTCTAGCACAGGATGATTATAGTGAGACGCAGGCCCACATCGTAAGTAAGTCAGGTttcttcctgtgtgccattatACAAGCAGGCAGCCAGGAGCGACTGCCAGGACTCTTGGGCCCTATACACCCACCTGCCCTTGCTCCTCATCCACCTGAAGACCTGCCCCCATTCCATCCAAACTCTGCCCCCATTAGCAGGAATCCCTGCCCTTTTTGTGGCAGTCCACTTACCCCTTTTTCTGTGGGCTCTCCACCAATATTCTCATCCACATACCAATCAGACTCCCACTCCCAGTGGGGAGAGGGGAGCATAAAGCTCTCCAGTTGCTGGTGCCGTAACCCTGTGACATCGCTCCACTGCCAGCGGTCACTGGGCAGAAGTTTCTCACAGTATCCGTCCACTGGATTCCAGCGCTGTAATAATGGGAGGGTGAAGGTCAACCAATTGTTGGAGCCCAAGAACAATGTGATATGGTACGAATAGTTTTTGTGGCCAGCATTGATGCTAAGAAGATCATTTATTAATGTAAAACGATACCCCCATATTGAATAAACaactgatagtttatatcatattggTGTAACCCCAAAATGAATAAGTTGTtcaaaaatataagaaatgtacCAACCCCAGGATATAGGAACAAGGGGATGGCACTGCAGAACTATAGAAATTCTGCCACTATTCCCCTATCCATGACAGATGTGTTCAGTGAGTGCTCATACCTGATTCTCATAGGTTTCTTCTTGATACCGAATGGGAAGATCACTGGCATGGACATAAAGATATATCTGATGGTTGCAGCCGACCCCCCAGCAACACGATCGTACTGCGGATACCCGCTTGAACTCTACGTGCCCATTCTTGCACGGTGCCCACTGCTGCCCATCTGTCGACAAAGTGAAAACTTTCCCAAAAATATCAGTTGCCCACAGCACGGTGCTTGGCATCCTAGGGTCTGAAAACAAAATAATGGTGATTGGGTGAGTGGATAAAGTTTCTCAGCAGTTACAGTTCCATTCATAGCTACAGACTTGTAACTTGTATCAGTCACAGTAGCTTATGGGGCAGTTCCCCTTCCACTTTTAACTTGACTCCTTGGGGATGCTAGCTAAAggcttttttttaggtttttttttaatcagttgcattaatattctgcctctttccagtttagAGTTTACAATGCTGTGTGGTTGTTTGGGTAACTGATCCCAGTAACAATTGTAATTGTCACTATGTATTGATTATCTTTATTTGTTCCCTCCCCctgctattcatcttccagtttaaaaaaaccaaacaaacctCTGCCTGTTTGCTGGGACCCCGGCAAGCAGATAGGTATTAACAGTCCTAGTCTGTGaccaaaaaatatatttggtgAATAatggcataatgtaccccctgtt
The genomic region above belongs to Xenopus tropicalis strain Nigerian chromosome 9, UCB_Xtro_10.0, whole genome shotgun sequence and contains:
- the tecpr1 gene encoding tectonin beta-propeller repeat-containing protein 1 (The RefSeq protein has 2 substitutions compared to this genomic sequence), translating into MPSTVLWATDIFGKVFTLSTDGQQWAPCKNGHVEFKRVSAVRSCCWGVGCNHQIYLYVHASDLPIRYQEETYENQRWNPVDGYCEKLLPSDRWQWSDVTGLRHQQLESFMLPSPHWEWESDWYVDENIGGEPTEKGGWTYAIDFPATYTKDKKWNSCVRRRRWIRYRKYKSRNTWAKIPSHEDNKKLPDPFNDITVGGWEITDEPVGRLSVWAASLQGKVWYREDVCQNIPEGSSWTELETPSEVIQISCGPNDLLWASLWEGQAMVREGINRNNPKGSSWTIVEAPTPENGIMHVSVGVNVVWAVTKDRKVWFRRGVNSHNPCGTGWIEMVGEMAMVDVGLNDQVFGVGYEDRAVYFRQGVTPSELSGKAWKSIVVPRGNERSNSESPNSLLSAGCFFGDEIKEHSDSPIPSDIESSSEPEQSAVQENSSDSSEPADVGPSQQDEPKDEELSAVLELDGQQKAGSSLSKDSGEDSAHSAGPVPKAGAPKWTSIDLLEARINPARASGDMTGLSTLGIFTAGEEESFVCETHPLWTWVSGGGCLVESHTPLKWFTLQTGLSASMQSLSLSITPAHTAAWRKQIFDQLSERSKRELDSFRHYEQAVEQSVWVKTGALQWYRDWKPNKWIDVRVALEQLTGTDGSRDSILFVYYTHGEEKKYIHIFLNEVTILVPVANEAKHSFAIYTPEKTKQRWPIRLAAATEQEMHDWLVLLSMSCYESRKLQGAPSSQAIWSVTCKGDIFVSEPKADLESLSNGRSCDQMFWRQIGGHLRMVESSSNGVVWGLGYDHTAWVYTGGYGGGFFPGIASSTDNIFPQTDTKCVYIYENQRWNPITGYSSTGLPTDRYMWSDASGLQECTKTNTKPPSPQWTWVSDWYIDFNVPGGTDREGWQFAADFPASYHGYKTIKDFVRRRRWARKCRIVTSGPWLEVPPICLWDISISPSSGAHNSESIALWAISNKGDVLCRLGVTKQSPSGSSWLHVGTDQPFISVSVGGCLQVWAIARDGSAFYRGSVSPAQPAGDCWYHIPSPHKQKLQQVSVGHTSVFVVDENGNLWFRHGITPTYPQGTTWEHMSNNIRKVSVGPLDQIWVIADKVQGSHSLSCGTVCHRLGVQPMQLKGHSWDYGIGGGWEHITVRGNRADMAKTLQPKENATEKPDPQEENGESAFSHIANC